Proteins encoded together in one Fibrobacter sp. UWP2 window:
- a CDS encoding CopG family antitoxin — MKKNYDFSNAVKNPYAKKLKKTICINISESVLAYFKELSEKTDIPYQTLINMFLAQAKAEKMEPKFVSGAKRPRKKQVA; from the coding sequence ATGAAGAAAAACTATGATTTTAGTAATGCGGTGAAAAATCCGTATGCGAAGAAATTGAAAAAGACGATTTGCATAAATATTAGTGAGTCGGTTCTCGCTTACTTCAAGGAACTTTCGGAGAAGACCGATATTCCTTACCAGACGCTGATTAACATGTTCCTTGCCCAGGCTAAAGCAGAAAAGATGGAACCGAAATTTGTTTCCGGGGCCAAGCGCCCCCGCAAGAAGCAGGTTGCGTAA
- a CDS encoding Smr/MutS family protein encodes MGYNAEEEFQLQWIANHRMEDKDALLKKQAEDEAAANPKARLTRGKKMRRSPSAWELPMPEDEIDLHGFTADEAAEAVERRIDDLLIAGLSVLRVIHGGGNPEYGNVKHIIDRKVRSEWKNKVVFYKVEPDNAGSSIMKIGKPRPSVAKKAKN; translated from the coding sequence ATGGGATACAACGCAGAAGAAGAATTCCAGCTCCAGTGGATTGCGAACCACCGCATGGAGGACAAGGACGCCCTCCTGAAAAAGCAGGCCGAAGACGAGGCCGCCGCCAACCCGAAGGCGCGCCTCACCCGCGGCAAAAAGATGCGCCGCAGCCCCTCCGCCTGGGAGCTCCCCATGCCCGAGGACGAAATCGACCTGCACGGGTTCACCGCCGACGAGGCAGCCGAGGCTGTAGAACGTCGCATTGACGACCTGCTCATCGCAGGGCTTTCCGTACTCCGGGTCATCCACGGGGGCGGCAACCCTGAGTACGGCAACGTGAAACACATCATCGACCGAAAGGTCCGGTCCGAGTGGAAAAACAAAGTCGTTTTTTACAAGGTGGAGCCCGACAATGCGGGCTCCAGCATCATGAAAATTGGCAAACCCCGCCCCTCTGTCGCCAAAAAAGCGAAAAATTAG